A stretch of DNA from Natrinema halophilum:
GTATGGTCATCGCGCTGGAAATGGGATGGCGACACCTCCTCTTCGAGAACTGGCTGGTTGATCCGGCCGTGATCGAGGCCCACCTCCCCGAAGCGCTCGCGGCCGACGTATACGACGGGTCCGCCTGGCTCTCGGTGATCCCGTTTACCAACGTTGCAGTGCGGCCGAAGGGAGTCCCGAAACGGGCGGGCATTCAGCTGCCGGAAATTAACGTCAGAACGTACGTCACTCGCGACGGTGTTCCGAGCGTCTACTTCTTCAGTCTCGACGCGCAGGGACTGGCGAGCGTCGTCGGCGCACGGTACTTCCATCACTTGCCGTACTATTATGCTCGTATTTCGATCGACGGAACG
This window harbors:
- a CDS encoding YqjF family protein; translated protein: MVIALEMGWRHLLFENWLVDPAVIEAHLPEALAADVYDGSAWLSVIPFTNVAVRPKGVPKRAGIQLPEINVRTYVTRDGVPSVYFFSLDAQGLASVVGARYFHHLPYYYARISIDGTDGKVRFRSRRRHPGARPANYEATYWPTGEPISAPDDPLGSFLVERYRFYTQSPDGSLRYTDVDHEPWTLYPAAADVETNTLLTADGFAHPTSEPVYFYSPGLDVVAFPSQRREERK